From Pseudomonas putida, one genomic window encodes:
- a CDS encoding phosphotransferase family protein, with protein MTLTDQSTQVRPGEELDAAVIDPYLKANIAGLEGTPRISQFPGGASNLTYLVAYPGREFVLRRPPFGQKAKSAHDMGREFRILNQLNSGFPYCPKAYAHCTDETVIGAEFYVMERVNGIILRSDIPAELNLDASRTEALCKSFIDRLVELHQVDYQACGLADLGKPEGYVQRQIEGWTSRYEKALTPDAPRWEQVIAWLREKMPADHPRPGIVHNDYRFDNVILDADNPMRIIGVLDWEMATIGDPLMDLGNSLAYWIEASDPAPVQLMRRQPSNAQGMLTRRQFVDYYAERAGIRLDNFDYYYCYGLFRLAGIVQQIYYRFYHGQTQDKRFAQFIHMNRLLEQMSLQVIAKSTL; from the coding sequence ATGACGCTCACCGATCAGTCCACTCAGGTACGCCCCGGCGAAGAACTCGACGCGGCCGTCATCGATCCTTACCTGAAGGCCAATATCGCCGGCCTTGAGGGCACACCACGCATCAGCCAGTTCCCCGGGGGAGCCTCCAACCTGACCTATCTGGTGGCTTACCCAGGCCGTGAGTTCGTGCTGCGGCGCCCGCCTTTCGGCCAGAAAGCCAAGTCGGCCCACGACATGGGCCGTGAGTTCCGCATCCTCAACCAGCTCAACAGCGGCTTTCCTTATTGCCCCAAGGCCTACGCCCACTGCACCGATGAAACGGTGATCGGCGCCGAGTTCTATGTGATGGAGCGGGTGAACGGCATCATCCTGCGTTCGGACATTCCCGCCGAACTGAACCTGGATGCCAGCCGTACCGAGGCCCTCTGCAAAAGCTTCATCGACCGCCTGGTAGAGCTGCATCAAGTCGACTACCAGGCCTGCGGCCTCGCCGACCTGGGCAAGCCTGAGGGCTACGTGCAGCGCCAGATCGAAGGCTGGACCAGCCGCTACGAAAAAGCCCTGACACCCGATGCGCCGCGTTGGGAGCAGGTCATTGCCTGGCTGCGCGAAAAGATGCCGGCCGACCACCCTCGCCCAGGCATCGTGCACAACGACTACCGCTTCGACAACGTGATCCTCGATGCCGATAACCCCATGCGCATCATTGGCGTACTGGACTGGGAGATGGCCACCATCGGCGACCCACTGATGGACTTGGGCAACAGCCTGGCCTACTGGATCGAGGCGAGCGACCCGGCGCCGGTGCAACTGATGCGGCGCCAGCCGAGCAATGCCCAGGGCATGCTGACCCGCCGCCAGTTCGTCGATTACTACGCCGAGCGTGCGGGCATCCGCCTGGACAACTTCGATTACTACTATTGCTATGGCCTGTTCCGCCTGGCGGGCATCGTGCAGCAGATCTACTACCGCTTCTACCACGGCCAGACCCAGGACAAGCGCTTCGCCCAGTTCATTCACATGAACCGGCTGCTGGAGCAGATGAGCCTGCAGGTAATAGCCAAGTCCACGCTCTGA
- a CDS encoding histidine phosphatase family protein has protein sequence MGNLYLIRHGQASFGADDYDVLSPVGMRQSQALGEHLARLDLRLDRCVAGDLRRQQDTARLALEALHANGCAVPAIETDPAFNEFDADGVIRALLPGLLAEEPQALHILRNGAQNRSEFQRLFAVMVQRWHDGEHADDGLETWQAFTARVQVGLQRVLDSAGSGDNIAVFTSGGTIAALLHLTTGITPSQAFSLNWQIINTSLSQLKFRGRDVALASFNNQAHVQLLKVPELITYR, from the coding sequence GTGGGCAACCTCTACCTCATCCGACATGGCCAAGCCTCATTCGGCGCAGACGACTATGACGTGCTGTCGCCGGTGGGCATGCGGCAAAGCCAGGCACTGGGTGAGCACCTTGCCCGGCTGGACCTGCGCCTGGACCGATGCGTGGCGGGTGACCTGCGCCGCCAGCAAGACACTGCGCGGCTGGCGCTGGAGGCGTTGCACGCCAATGGCTGCGCAGTGCCCGCCATTGAGACCGACCCTGCGTTCAATGAGTTCGATGCCGACGGTGTTATCCGTGCCCTGCTGCCCGGCTTGCTGGCCGAAGAGCCACAGGCCCTGCACATCCTGCGCAATGGCGCGCAGAACCGCAGCGAATTCCAGCGCCTGTTCGCCGTGATGGTGCAGCGCTGGCACGACGGCGAACATGCCGACGACGGCCTGGAAACCTGGCAAGCGTTCACCGCGCGAGTCCAGGTTGGTTTGCAACGTGTGCTGGACAGCGCCGGCAGTGGCGACAACATCGCGGTGTTCACCTCAGGAGGCACCATTGCCGCCCTGCTTCACCTGACTACTGGAATTACCCCCAGCCAGGCCTTCTCGCTGAACTGGCAGATCATCAACACGTCGCTCAGCCAGCTGAAGTTCCGCGGCCGCGACGTGGCACTGGCTTCCTTCAACAACCAGGCCCACGTGCAGTTGTTGAAGGTGCCGGAGCTCATTACCTACAGATGA
- the sohB gene encoding protease SohB, whose product MEFLAEYASFLAKTATLVIAILVVLSAIAGLRGKGRRKAGGQLQVTRLNEFYKELRERLESGLLDKAQLKALRKQQAKAEKQQKKVKVEEKGRVFVLDFDGDIKASATESLRNEITALLTLATPRDEVVLRLESGGGLVHSYGLAASQLARIRQAGIPLTVCIDKVAASGGYMMACIGEKIVSAPFAVLGSIGVVAQLPNVNRLLKKHNIDFEVLTAGEYKRTLTVFGENTDKGREKFQEDLDITHQLFKDFVARYRPQLHIDEVATGEVWLGVAALNRKLVDQLQTSDEYLSERARNANLFHVHYAERKSLQERIGMAASGAVENAVVGLWSKLGRLR is encoded by the coding sequence GTGGAGTTTCTTGCCGAATACGCAAGCTTTCTCGCTAAAACCGCCACCCTGGTGATTGCCATCCTGGTGGTGCTGTCTGCCATCGCCGGCTTGCGCGGCAAGGGGCGGCGCAAGGCTGGCGGGCAGTTGCAGGTTACCCGCCTAAACGAGTTCTACAAAGAGTTGCGCGAGCGTCTGGAATCCGGCCTGCTCGACAAGGCCCAGCTCAAGGCCCTGCGCAAGCAGCAGGCCAAAGCGGAAAAACAGCAGAAGAAAGTCAAGGTCGAAGAGAAAGGCCGGGTGTTCGTGCTCGACTTCGATGGCGACATCAAGGCGTCCGCCACCGAAAGCCTGCGCAACGAAATCACGGCACTGCTGACCCTCGCCACGCCGCGTGACGAGGTGGTACTGCGCCTGGAAAGCGGTGGTGGCCTGGTGCACAGCTACGGCCTTGCGGCCTCGCAGCTGGCGCGCATCCGCCAGGCCGGCATTCCGCTGACCGTGTGCATCGACAAGGTGGCCGCCAGCGGTGGTTACATGATGGCCTGTATCGGCGAGAAAATCGTCAGCGCGCCGTTTGCCGTGCTCGGTTCAATCGGCGTGGTGGCGCAGTTGCCCAACGTCAACCGCCTGCTGAAGAAGCACAATATCGATTTCGAAGTGCTGACTGCCGGTGAGTACAAGCGCACCCTGACCGTGTTCGGCGAGAACACCGATAAGGGGCGCGAGAAGTTCCAGGAAGACCTGGACATTACCCACCAGCTCTTCAAGGATTTCGTCGCCCGCTACCGCCCGCAGTTGCACATCGACGAAGTGGCCACCGGCGAAGTCTGGCTGGGTGTCGCCGCGCTGAATCGCAAGCTGGTGGACCAGTTGCAGACCAGCGACGAGTACCTCAGCGAGCGCGCTCGCAACGCCAACCTGTTCCATGTGCACTATGCCGAACGCAAAAGCCTTCAGGAGCGAATCGGCATGGCGGCGAGCGGTGCGGTGGAGAACGCCGTGGTAGGGTTGTGGAGCAAACTTGGCCGCTTGCGCTAA
- a CDS encoding LexA family protein has translation MTITILGTPSGTTEPLPLYSFHVPAGFPSPAADHLEGHISLDELFDLRAPHVYLVKVEGDSMQGAGIYSGDIVIVDRGREAEHGDVVIAAVNSEPVCKRLHRRDGVVILKSENPAYPPRYIMEGDDLVIWGVVRYSVRDHAQ, from the coding sequence ATGACCATCACAATTTTGGGTACGCCATCTGGCACTACCGAGCCGCTACCGCTCTATTCATTTCATGTGCCGGCCGGATTTCCATCCCCGGCAGCGGATCATCTGGAAGGCCATATCTCCCTTGATGAGCTGTTCGACCTCCGCGCACCCCATGTGTATCTGGTGAAAGTGGAGGGCGACAGCATGCAAGGGGCGGGGATTTACTCCGGCGACATTGTCATCGTAGATCGCGGCCGGGAGGCCGAGCACGGCGACGTGGTCATTGCCGCGGTAAACAGCGAGCCGGTCTGCAAGCGCCTGCATCGTCGCGACGGCGTGGTGATCCTCAAGTCGGAAAACCCGGCGTATCCGCCGCGGTACATCATGGAGGGCGATGATCTGGTCATATGGGGCGTTGTGCGTTACAGCGTTCGCGACCATGCGCAGTGA
- a CDS encoding class I SAM-dependent methyltransferase, which translates to MDRSHQLNRASWDERAPLHAASKDYEVEQLVQQPAHLSQTVRFDLPRLGDIQGLRTAHLQCHIGTDTLSLARLGALVCGLDYSAASLMQARRLAGRCNIAIDYVEADVYEADQVLQAGTFDLVYTGIGALCWLPRIEPWARAVAALLKPGGRLFLRDGHPMLMAVNEDHQDRLQLEYSYFEHEAPTVWHSDQTYVDSDQRLTQTETHEWNHGLGEVVSALLAQGLQLTALVEHQSIPWEALPGQMDKSADGEWRLRLGPERLPLSYTLQAIKA; encoded by the coding sequence ATGGACCGATCGCATCAACTCAACCGCGCCAGCTGGGATGAGCGCGCGCCGCTGCATGCTGCCTCGAAGGACTACGAGGTCGAGCAGCTGGTCCAGCAGCCGGCGCACCTTTCCCAGACCGTACGCTTCGACCTGCCACGCCTTGGCGATATTCAGGGCCTGCGCACCGCTCACCTGCAATGCCATATCGGCACCGACACCTTGTCGCTGGCGCGCTTGGGCGCGCTGGTGTGCGGGCTGGATTATTCGGCAGCTTCGCTGATGCAGGCGCGGCGCCTTGCCGGGCGTTGCAACATAGCCATCGACTACGTAGAAGCCGATGTCTATGAGGCCGATCAGGTACTGCAGGCAGGCACCTTCGACCTGGTCTACACCGGAATCGGTGCATTGTGCTGGCTACCGCGCATCGAGCCTTGGGCCCGGGCAGTGGCGGCCTTGCTCAAGCCTGGCGGTCGGCTGTTTCTGCGCGATGGCCACCCGATGCTGATGGCCGTCAATGAAGACCATCAGGACCGGCTGCAATTGGAATATTCCTACTTCGAGCACGAAGCGCCGACGGTTTGGCACAGCGACCAGACTTACGTCGACAGCGATCAACGCCTCACCCAGACCGAAACCCATGAGTGGAACCATGGTCTGGGCGAAGTCGTCAGTGCCCTGCTGGCGCAAGGGCTGCAACTGACGGCACTGGTCGAGCACCAGAGCATCCCCTGGGAGGCATTACCCGGCCAGATGGACAAAAGCGCCGACGGCGAATGGCGCCTGCGTCTGGGGCCTGAGCGCTTGCCGCTGAGTTACACCCTGCAGGCGATCAAGGCCTGA
- a CDS encoding YceK/YidQ family lipoprotein, whose product MLSGCGTVRTVSNESKAVDDLARWQTTCHTIPRAYSGVAYQFCNLNGPQRSGPHWAPFSILVDMAVSGIADTVILPYTGYQQYKRGNVPIRRMEY is encoded by the coding sequence ATGTTGAGCGGGTGTGGGACCGTACGAACGGTGTCGAACGAATCGAAAGCCGTGGATGATCTCGCTAGATGGCAGACTACTTGCCATACAATTCCTCGCGCGTACAGCGGAGTCGCTTATCAGTTTTGCAATTTGAATGGGCCACAACGTAGCGGGCCTCATTGGGCGCCCTTCTCTATCCTGGTCGATATGGCGGTGTCGGGCATTGCCGATACAGTGATCCTTCCGTACACCGGATATCAACAATACAAGCGCGGCAATGTGCCCATTCGTAGAATGGAATATTGA
- a CDS encoding SOS response-associated peptidase family protein: protein MCGRYSIYESMDHYLRQLSLDLVVINGYDHEPISRYNVAPSTRVEVIRQVDGGLSVDRVKWGWSPFWAKGKRPDPINARAETVVTGKFFRDLWPAGRALAPANGWFEWIPDPAEPKRKQPMYITSADGAPLYFAALAEVHQGTEPDERDGFVIVTAAADQGLIDIHDRKPLVLTPETALEWLAPTTSPERAAAIVETGCRPAEDFRWYPVGKAVGNVRNQGAELIRPIQ, encoded by the coding sequence ATGTGCGGACGGTACTCGATCTACGAATCGATGGATCATTACCTGCGCCAGCTATCGCTGGACCTGGTCGTGATAAATGGTTATGACCACGAGCCAATAAGCCGTTACAACGTGGCGCCCTCCACCCGCGTCGAGGTCATACGCCAGGTAGACGGGGGGCTGAGCGTGGATCGGGTGAAGTGGGGGTGGTCGCCATTTTGGGCGAAGGGGAAGCGCCCCGACCCGATCAATGCTCGTGCTGAGACGGTCGTGACGGGGAAGTTCTTCAGAGACCTGTGGCCAGCCGGTAGAGCCCTGGCGCCAGCGAACGGGTGGTTCGAGTGGATACCCGACCCAGCAGAGCCAAAGCGAAAACAACCGATGTACATCACGAGCGCGGATGGCGCCCCGCTTTACTTCGCTGCGCTCGCTGAAGTGCACCAGGGCACTGAGCCGGACGAGCGCGACGGGTTCGTGATCGTCACGGCCGCGGCAGACCAGGGGCTGATCGACATCCATGACAGAAAGCCCTTGGTGCTGACGCCAGAGACCGCTCTAGAATGGCTGGCCCCTACCACGTCGCCTGAGCGCGCTGCAGCGATCGTGGAGACAGGATGCCGCCCGGCTGAGGATTTCAGGTGGTACCCGGTGGGCAAGGCCGTGGGGAATGTACGTAATCAGGGCGCTGAGTTGATAAGGCCGATTCAGTGA
- a CDS encoding YceK/YidQ family lipoprotein: protein MKQLWIGVALAIGLSGCGTVRTVSDESKAMGDLAEWNTYCPAIPRMYSGVAYQFCNLTGPERPGTHSDPYQILIDMAASGIADTVVLPYTSYQQYKYGNMVIPSFSPQLIQEQPESGPSL from the coding sequence ATGAAACAACTATGGATTGGAGTGGCGCTCGCTATTGGGCTAAGCGGCTGCGGGACCGTGCGAACGGTATCGGACGAGTCGAAAGCCATGGGCGATCTAGCCGAATGGAACACGTACTGCCCGGCCATCCCTCGGATGTACAGCGGCGTTGCGTACCAGTTTTGCAACCTAACTGGACCGGAAAGACCAGGAACACATTCAGACCCCTATCAAATCCTGATCGACATGGCCGCATCTGGTATTGCTGATACCGTTGTGCTGCCGTATACCAGCTATCAGCAATACAAATACGGCAATATGGTGATACCAAGCTTTAGCCCGCAGCTAATTCAAGAGCAGCCTGAGTCGGGGCCTTCATTGTGA
- a CDS encoding DUF551 domain-containing protein translates to MSGWIKCSDRLPEEIKADYLIVCESGEVALSEYVYDDTEGWGFWYDPYATHWMPLPTPPTE, encoded by the coding sequence ATGAGCGGCTGGATCAAGTGCAGCGACAGACTGCCGGAGGAGATCAAGGCGGACTATCTGATCGTCTGCGAGTCCGGCGAAGTCGCGCTTTCCGAATACGTCTACGACGACACCGAAGGTTGGGGTTTCTGGTACGACCCGTACGCGACTCATTGGATGCCCCTGCCTACCCCACCCACCGAGTAA
- a CDS encoding SCP2 sterol-binding domain-containing protein, with product MTSVADAVKKMQEKFNPSAAEGLDLVFGFDITDEDKKYALIVKDGTCDLQEGENPNANCTLVMDSDTLKGIVSGETDGMQAFMSGKLRVEGDMMLSMKLSELFPS from the coding sequence ATGACCTCCGTAGCTGATGCCGTGAAAAAGATGCAAGAGAAGTTCAATCCGTCTGCAGCCGAAGGCCTGGACCTGGTGTTCGGCTTCGACATCACCGACGAAGACAAGAAATACGCCCTGATCGTCAAGGACGGTACCTGCGACCTGCAGGAAGGCGAGAACCCTAACGCCAACTGCACCCTGGTGATGGACAGCGACACCCTCAAGGGCATCGTCAGCGGCGAGACCGACGGCATGCAGGCGTTCATGAGCGGCAAGCTTCGCGTTGAAGGCGACATGATGCTGTCGATGAAACTCAGCGAGCTGTTCCCTTCCTGA
- a CDS encoding SDR family oxidoreductase — MSKTHLFDLDGKIAFVSGASRGIGEAIAHLLAQQGAHVIVSSRKLEGCQQVADAIIAAGGKATAVACHIGELEQIQQVFAGIREQFGRLDVLVNNAATNPQFCNVLDTDAGAFQKTVDVNIRGYFFMSVEAGKLMRENGGGSIINVASINGVSPGHFQGIYSVTKAAVINMTKVFAKECAQFGIRCNALLPGLTDTKFASALVKNDAILNAALQQIPLKRVADPKEMAGAVLYLASDASSYTTGTALNVDGGYLS, encoded by the coding sequence ATGTCCAAGACCCACCTGTTCGACCTCGATGGCAAGATCGCTTTCGTCTCCGGCGCCAGCCGCGGCATTGGCGAGGCCATCGCGCACCTGCTGGCCCAGCAAGGTGCTCATGTGATCGTTTCCAGCCGCAAGCTCGAGGGCTGCCAGCAGGTGGCCGATGCGATCATCGCCGCAGGCGGCAAGGCCACCGCAGTGGCCTGCCACATCGGCGAACTGGAACAGATCCAGCAGGTTTTCGCCGGTATCCGCGAACAGTTCGGCCGCCTGGACGTGCTGGTCAACAACGCCGCCACCAACCCGCAGTTCTGCAACGTGCTGGACACCGACGCGGGCGCCTTTCAGAAGACCGTCGACGTCAATATCCGTGGCTATTTCTTCATGTCTGTCGAAGCCGGCAAGCTGATGCGGGAAAACGGCGGCGGCAGCATCATCAACGTGGCGTCGATCAATGGGGTTTCGCCAGGGCATTTCCAGGGGATCTACTCGGTGACCAAGGCTGCGGTGATCAACATGACCAAGGTCTTCGCCAAGGAGTGCGCGCAGTTCGGCATCCGCTGCAATGCCTTGCTGCCTGGCCTGACCGACACAAAGTTCGCCTCGGCGCTGGTGAAAAACGACGCCATCCTCAACGCCGCACTGCAGCAGATTCCGCTCAAACGCGTGGCCGACCCCAAGGAAATGGCCGGCGCCGTGCTGTACCTGGCCAGCGATGCCTCCAGTTACACCACCGGTACAGCGCTTAATGTCGACGGAGGCTACCTGTCCTGA
- a CDS encoding GGDEF domain-containing protein, with protein MIAHTPTLFAAVALVATILAFCLLLVGRSNRHDNLWLTACGLLAHALAYVCYTVYGHAPLWLSYGVGNSLLSLALAFYSASLFRVREQAVPWRQVFIIPVCMLVGLMLLLDTVEPRMLLATLVLMLQCTLILYWVRRHVERPGRAHLLLQIGALVSLVGLGMRALAVINGTAVEMRYDSSNLKQSISVAIGTVTVMMYSIGLVLMAKERSESRLKQLALRDVLTGTYNRRAILERFAVELDRARGERSSLAVAMIDLDHFKRINDLYGHLAGDEVLCHCVRQLEQRLRHRDSLGRYGGEEFLLLLPQADRNGAMAALQGLREAIALSPAHFAGDQITLRFSVGLWCGVPGPHDTTASLLAQADAALYQAKAAGRNTVYMAALTAAS; from the coding sequence ATGATCGCCCATACACCCACGCTGTTCGCCGCCGTTGCACTGGTCGCGACCATCCTGGCGTTCTGCCTGTTGCTGGTCGGCCGGTCCAATCGCCACGACAACCTCTGGCTCACCGCTTGCGGCTTGCTCGCCCATGCATTGGCCTACGTTTGCTACACCGTCTATGGTCACGCCCCGCTGTGGCTCAGCTATGGGGTGGGTAACAGCCTGCTTTCATTGGCCCTGGCTTTCTATTCGGCCAGCCTGTTTCGCGTGCGCGAGCAGGCTGTGCCCTGGCGGCAGGTCTTCATCATTCCCGTCTGCATGTTGGTGGGCCTGATGCTGCTGCTCGACACCGTGGAGCCGCGCATGCTGCTGGCGACGCTGGTGCTGATGCTGCAGTGCACGCTGATCCTGTACTGGGTGCGGCGCCACGTGGAGCGGCCGGGCAGGGCGCACCTGTTGCTTCAGATTGGCGCCCTTGTCAGCCTGGTGGGGCTGGGCATGCGGGCGTTGGCAGTGATCAATGGCACTGCCGTGGAAATGCGCTACGACAGCAGTAACCTCAAGCAGAGCATTTCCGTCGCTATCGGTACGGTAACGGTGATGATGTACTCCATTGGCCTGGTGCTGATGGCCAAGGAACGCAGCGAATCGCGGTTGAAGCAACTGGCCTTGCGCGATGTGCTGACGGGCACCTATAACCGTCGGGCGATTCTCGAGCGCTTTGCCGTCGAGTTGGACCGCGCTCGTGGCGAGCGCAGCAGCTTGGCCGTGGCGATGATCGACCTCGACCATTTCAAGCGAATCAATGACCTGTACGGGCACCTGGCCGGGGACGAGGTGTTATGCCATTGCGTTCGGCAGTTGGAGCAGCGCCTGCGTCACCGCGACAGTCTGGGCCGCTATGGGGGGGAGGAGTTCCTGCTGCTGTTGCCGCAAGCCGATCGTAATGGCGCGATGGCTGCTCTGCAGGGCCTGAGGGAGGCCATTGCCCTCAGCCCGGCGCACTTCGCCGGGGACCAGATCACGCTGCGCTTCAGTGTGGGGCTGTGGTGCGGCGTGCCTGGCCCGCACGACACCACCGCGAGCCTGCTTGCCCAGGCTGACGCGGCGCTGTATCAGGCCAAGGCAGCCGGGCGCAACACGGTGTACATGGCGGCGTTGACCGCTGCCAGTTGA
- a CDS encoding RcnB family protein — MKVPRLLPSLLLATLPCLPMMASAAPSAQESVTAPETHNRELKVGDKAPDQYKREEAAVADWKAKGLPAPEKESHWVRMGDHYVLVQITNGVVLAIHPAS; from the coding sequence ATGAAAGTCCCTCGCCTTTTGCCTTCGCTGCTACTCGCCACCCTGCCCTGCCTGCCAATGATGGCGTCAGCCGCACCCTCGGCTCAAGAGAGCGTCACCGCACCAGAAACCCATAACCGCGAACTCAAAGTGGGCGACAAGGCCCCCGACCAGTACAAGCGCGAAGAAGCAGCCGTGGCCGACTGGAAAGCCAAGGGCCTGCCAGCACCGGAGAAAGAAAGCCACTGGGTACGCATGGGCGACCACTATGTGCTGGTGCAGATCACCAATGGCGTGGTGCTGGCCATCCACCCGGCGTCCTGA
- a CDS encoding glycine zipper domain-containing protein: MRLTLPSLALGLMLCQGAFAGDGTAAIGGGLGGVLGNVVGQQLGGSTGAAVGAGLGGAAGSAVAARKGNRTEAAIGGGLGSAGGSLLGGKVGGSAGSTIGAGLGGAAGGAIGNHLGDNNGKKHRRHRH, translated from the coding sequence ATGCGTCTGACTTTGCCTTCCCTTGCCCTTGGCCTGATGCTGTGCCAAGGCGCTTTCGCCGGTGACGGTACTGCCGCCATTGGCGGTGGCCTGGGTGGCGTCCTGGGTAATGTCGTCGGCCAACAGCTCGGTGGCAGCACGGGTGCAGCAGTCGGCGCAGGCCTTGGCGGCGCCGCGGGCAGCGCGGTGGCGGCGCGCAAAGGCAATCGCACCGAAGCCGCCATCGGCGGCGGCCTGGGCTCGGCGGGCGGCTCGCTGTTGGGCGGCAAGGTCGGCGGCTCGGCCGGCTCGACCATCGGCGCCGGCCTGGGCGGCGCGGCAGGTGGCGCCATTGGCAACCACCTGGGTGACAACAACGGCAAGAAGCATCGCCGGCACCGTCACTGA
- a CDS encoding DUF2514 family protein, which yields MSWLAAVPAWCWWLIALVLVAGGQQYRGAVAKGDIETARRDLADDRLEVSERDRRAAAQARTEEQRRQAVADKKGESARQQLELAKDRAAAAGGLRSKIARLRAGRAATCDTITTQQRQAGTSVVVVLGELLEVSDRMAGSCAAALERSRVDGLACESIYNGLSIQERNSSGQSSR from the coding sequence ATGAGCTGGCTGGCCGCGGTACCGGCCTGGTGCTGGTGGCTGATCGCCCTAGTGCTGGTCGCGGGTGGCCAGCAGTATCGAGGGGCGGTGGCGAAGGGCGATATTGAGACGGCACGCCGCGATCTGGCCGACGACCGGCTCGAGGTTTCCGAGCGCGACCGCCGCGCTGCCGCCCAAGCCAGAACCGAAGAACAGCGCCGCCAAGCCGTGGCGGACAAGAAGGGCGAGAGTGCACGACAACAACTTGAACTGGCCAAAGACCGCGCCGCTGCTGCTGGTGGGCTGCGCAGTAAAATCGCCCGACTGCGCGCCGGCCGAGCAGCAACCTGCGATACCATCACTACCCAGCAGCGCCAGGCAGGAACCTCTGTCGTCGTGGTGCTCGGGGAATTGCTTGAAGTGTCTGACCGAATGGCGGGCAGCTGCGCAGCAGCGCTTGAGCGAAGTCGAGTAGATGGGCTGGCGTGCGAGTCGATCTATAATGGCCTCTCGATACAGGAGAGGAATAGCAGTGGACAGTCATCACGTTAA